One Micromonospora eburnea genomic region harbors:
- a CDS encoding SsgA family sporulation/cell division regulator has translation MSVIRPTTVEVETSLRLVAPDATALPVRASLRYDPADPYAVHVLFHAESAGGEAVSWSFARELLVTGLDEPAGIGDVRVWPWATPRGDFVALALSSPDGNALFEVPRSVLVRFLRRTYVVVPRGREAEHLDVDTAVNRLLAGR, from the coding sequence ATGAGTGTCATTCGACCGACGACCGTAGAGGTCGAGACGTCGCTAAGGCTCGTCGCGCCTGACGCCACCGCATTGCCGGTGCGTGCCAGCTTGCGTTACGACCCTGCTGACCCGTATGCGGTCCACGTCCTGTTCCACGCCGAATCGGCCGGTGGTGAGGCGGTGAGCTGGTCGTTCGCCCGTGAACTGCTGGTCACCGGGCTCGACGAGCCGGCCGGCATCGGCGACGTCCGGGTCTGGCCGTGGGCCACGCCGCGCGGCGACTTCGTCGCGCTCGCGCTGTCGTCCCCGGACGGCAACGCCCTCTTCGAGGTCCCGCGCAGCGTCCTCGTGCGCTTCCTGCGCCGGACCTACGTCGTCGTCCCGCGCGGCCGGGAGGCCGAGCACCTGGACGTCGACACGGCGGTCAACCGGCTGCTCGCCGGCCGCTGA
- a CDS encoding TIGR02611 family protein: protein MVATGSSVEPGATADPPKGAAGAAERRGCEVSVERGGRGAGEGPGDVSGVAVEPRPGGGWRERVHTTLDLIRANPTGRITLKIVIAVVGAIVVTVGIALIPLPGPGWLIVIAGLGIWAVEFIWARRLLTFTRRNVQAWTRWVLRQSLPVRFLLGAVGLVFVAVVLWLSLKYSLGIDVVARALHYLATH from the coding sequence ATGGTCGCGACGGGTTCCTCAGTGGAGCCGGGGGCCACGGCCGACCCGCCGAAAGGAGCGGCCGGGGCAGCCGAAAGGCGGGGGTGCGAGGTGTCTGTGGAACGCGGTGGGCGGGGTGCCGGCGAGGGGCCCGGGGACGTCTCCGGCGTCGCCGTCGAGCCGCGGCCCGGAGGTGGCTGGCGGGAGCGGGTGCACACCACCCTCGACCTGATCCGGGCCAACCCCACCGGCCGGATCACCCTCAAGATCGTCATAGCCGTCGTCGGTGCCATCGTGGTCACCGTCGGTATCGCGCTCATCCCGCTGCCCGGCCCTGGCTGGCTGATTGTGATCGCCGGGCTCGGCATCTGGGCCGTCGAGTTCATCTGGGCCCGCCGGCTGCTCACCTTCACCCGGCGCAACGTGCAGGCCTGGACGCGCTGGGTGCTCCGGCAGTCACTGCCGGTGCGCTTCCTGCTGGGTGCGGTCGGGCTGGTGTTCGTGGCCGTGGTGCTGTGGCTGTCGCTCAAGTACAGCCTCGGCATCGACGTGGTGGCGCGGGCGCTGCACTACCTCGCGACGCACTGA